In one window of Methanolobus mangrovi DNA:
- a CDS encoding nitric oxide reductase activation protein NorD, whose protein sequence is MNNTPAENRDEQIPATMEKISGLIASHFPKLTGSVDSSEISRLAAGFEDLDDEELEAVLHAGKGALRRGTRVLIAYLGAAPGVYKSIGKEEFENWLSLARNISKLSVSCCEGFFDSSIPIIKKGGLELLENWTNTGIALSEQNKWMAIAYFKHTGKVVVSAGPERFQELVETGKELGNINIKVSEAYFEHLIQLHSLLTTEEFTLFCHITESISKSHWLTAIELINLTGKILPAVPPQRRKELLISMDNILTFGEAPAMALFRNAGKIMKTADERDLVFLMDIATDLANTDNESAKLFLNTITQYPGKLELIEVEEWKDKGIASFPDNKIALRAFIQASLAIGKHSEDTDPSIRSLLIDKGIQLADIQPECVPAYFDNASEAYNLFTSEMFEEWTGTGEGIGIQDPALASAYFVNSVQALSKISPQYHDEIFRIANRLLGKESALASAFFKDLGLFVRNTKPENAGKWADIGLKIYEKDRKLAIDYFSHSPPILDKLDISELEEWALKGLENIEDKTPAGKAYFSLESKSSNEFIEELTGSIALKKVANVLRYYALGLSNTNFIIRSMATLPLQVEAQGMNPIIAGNTIYLAPKMRIYEDIEDNFKIYKLSMMHEVGHIRFSSMDVPHENAAALMEKISKKYPIENEKELSSPENHSKVPVDIIDILSLFPNQVLAATILGVLEDARVEYMIMDHYRGVRSDLENVRHKMLLMRLAPEGGLEEFMEALLWISTGHEPAFKISETTREILDEIREILADTIFREDSSTLSALETAFEIYAMLDGYFGPLGPVEYEMLKNIGYRGMDIGATGSKDPMMTKPFENVIKNFIPETETDLTAHENRPKEKATEKPTHALDKNWRVLGSYKYDEWDSVINDYRSDWSTINEIEPIGGSTSYYTKAMERYGNEISLLKHTFSLMKPEAFHRMKGQNDGTEVDIDAFIDSLIAKKCGINPDEGLYLRWDKHERDVATLFLMDVSASTRKILGADGRSILDVEKDSLIIMSQALESIGDNYAIYAFSGKSRDDVEYFVIKEFDEDLSDNVARRISLLQPASNTRLGPAIRHSIKKLEHAGARTKMLVLLSDGEPYDRSKGEDSYQGDLAQEDTRVAISEGRARGMHFFCITVDRNPGEYLDNIFSDVGYTIIDDALMLPETLPLLYKRLTT, encoded by the coding sequence GTGAATAATACGCCGGCAGAAAACAGAGATGAACAAATCCCTGCCACAATGGAAAAGATAAGCGGACTGATAGCATCCCATTTTCCAAAACTTACCGGTTCCGTCGACAGTTCTGAGATTTCCAGATTGGCAGCAGGATTTGAAGATTTAGATGATGAAGAGCTGGAAGCAGTGCTTCACGCAGGAAAAGGTGCTCTCAGGCGTGGTACGAGAGTGCTTATAGCATATCTTGGTGCTGCTCCCGGAGTTTACAAATCCATTGGAAAAGAGGAATTTGAAAACTGGCTTTCCCTTGCAAGGAACATCTCAAAACTGAGTGTTTCCTGTTGTGAAGGATTCTTTGACTCATCGATACCGATTATTAAAAAAGGTGGCCTGGAGCTTCTTGAAAACTGGACGAACACAGGCATAGCCCTATCCGAACAGAACAAATGGATGGCAATTGCATATTTCAAGCACACTGGAAAGGTAGTCGTATCCGCAGGACCTGAAAGGTTTCAGGAGCTTGTAGAAACAGGAAAGGAACTTGGAAATATCAACATTAAGGTTTCAGAAGCTTATTTTGAACATCTCATCCAGCTTCATTCGCTGCTCACAACCGAAGAATTCACCCTTTTCTGCCATATCACAGAAAGCATAAGCAAGAGCCACTGGCTCACTGCTATAGAACTCATAAACCTGACAGGTAAGATACTTCCAGCAGTCCCGCCACAGAGAAGAAAAGAACTCCTCATTTCAATGGACAATATCCTTACATTCGGTGAAGCACCTGCAATGGCATTGTTCAGGAACGCAGGAAAAATAATGAAAACGGCTGATGAACGTGATCTTGTCTTTCTCATGGATATTGCAACTGACCTTGCGAACACGGATAACGAAAGTGCAAAGTTATTTTTGAACACCATTACACAATATCCTGGAAAGCTGGAACTAATTGAAGTGGAAGAATGGAAAGATAAAGGCATAGCCTCTTTCCCGGACAACAAAATAGCACTCCGGGCATTCATTCAGGCAAGCCTTGCAATTGGAAAACATTCTGAAGATACAGACCCGTCTATCAGATCATTACTGATAGACAAAGGCATTCAGCTTGCAGATATACAGCCTGAATGCGTCCCTGCTTATTTTGATAATGCTTCTGAAGCCTATAACCTGTTCACATCAGAAATGTTTGAGGAATGGACTGGCACAGGAGAAGGAATCGGAATACAGGATCCCGCTTTAGCTTCTGCTTATTTCGTAAATTCCGTTCAGGCTTTAAGCAAGATATCTCCCCAATACCATGATGAGATATTCCGGATCGCAAATCGGCTTCTTGGAAAAGAGAGTGCTCTTGCCAGTGCATTCTTTAAAGATCTTGGTTTATTTGTAAGGAACACAAAACCTGAAAATGCAGGCAAATGGGCAGATATCGGGTTGAAGATCTATGAAAAGGACAGAAAGCTGGCAATAGATTACTTTTCACACTCACCACCTATACTGGACAAGCTGGACATCAGTGAGCTGGAAGAATGGGCTTTGAAAGGACTGGAGAACATTGAAGATAAAACACCTGCAGGAAAGGCTTATTTCTCACTTGAATCGAAAAGCTCCAATGAGTTCATAGAAGAACTGACCGGCTCAATTGCTCTCAAAAAAGTGGCAAACGTATTGAGATACTACGCTCTTGGTCTTTCAAATACTAATTTTATAATACGTTCAATGGCAACACTGCCGCTTCAGGTAGAAGCACAGGGCATGAACCCGATTATTGCCGGAAATACGATATATCTTGCACCAAAGATGAGGATATACGAGGATATTGAAGATAATTTCAAGATCTACAAACTCAGTATGATGCATGAGGTAGGTCATATCCGCTTCAGCTCGATGGATGTTCCTCATGAAAATGCTGCTGCCCTTATGGAAAAGATCAGTAAAAAGTATCCGATTGAAAATGAGAAGGAATTGTCTTCACCGGAGAATCATAGTAAAGTACCGGTTGATATCATCGACATACTCTCACTTTTTCCTAACCAAGTACTGGCAGCAACCATACTTGGAGTGCTGGAGGATGCACGTGTTGAGTACATGATAATGGACCACTACCGAGGCGTGCGTTCTGATCTTGAAAATGTACGCCATAAGATGCTTTTGATGAGGCTTGCACCAGAGGGCGGACTTGAAGAATTCATGGAAGCATTGTTGTGGATATCTACAGGACATGAGCCTGCATTCAAGATAAGTGAAACTACCAGGGAGATTCTGGATGAGATAAGGGAAATCCTTGCAGATACTATCTTCAGGGAAGATTCAAGCACATTATCGGCACTTGAGACTGCTTTTGAGATATATGCCATGCTTGACGGATATTTCGGGCCTCTTGGTCCGGTAGAGTATGAAATGTTAAAAAACATAGGCTATCGCGGCATGGATATTGGGGCTACAGGTTCAAAGGACCCGATGATGACAAAGCCTTTTGAGAATGTCATTAAGAATTTCATCCCCGAAACTGAGACAGACCTCACTGCCCATGAGAATAGGCCTAAAGAAAAGGCTACCGAAAAACCCACACACGCTCTGGACAAAAATTGGAGAGTGCTTGGAAGCTACAAGTATGATGAGTGGGACTCAGTTATCAATGATTACAGGTCAGACTGGAGTACAATCAATGAAATAGAACCTATTGGCGGTTCCACATCTTACTATACAAAAGCAATGGAACGCTACGGGAATGAAATATCTCTTCTGAAGCACACGTTCAGCCTGATGAAACCTGAAGCTTTTCACAGGATGAAGGGACAAAATGACGGAACTGAGGTTGACATCGATGCTTTCATAGACTCACTTATCGCAAAGAAATGCGGAATAAACCCTGATGAAGGGCTGTATCTCAGGTGGGATAAACACGAGAGAGACGTGGCAACCCTTTTCCTTATGGATGTAAGTGCCTCTACACGCAAGATCCTTGGTGCTGACGGAAGGAGCATACTGGATGTTGAAAAGGATTCCCTGATAATAATGAGCCAGGCACTTGAGAGCATAGGTGACAATTATGCCATCTATGCATTTTCCGGAAAGAGCAGGGATGATGTTGAGTATTTTGTAATCAAGGAATTCGATGAAGACCTCTCAGATAATGTGGCACGCAGGATAAGCCTGCTTCAACCTGCATCCAATACACGCCTTGGCCCTGCTATTCGCCATTCCATTAAAAAACTGGAGCATGCGGGCGCAAGGACAAAAATGCTTGTACTGCTCTCAGACGGCGAACCCTATGACAGGTCAAAGGGAGAAGATTCCTATCAGGGAGATCTTGCACAGGAAGATACAAGAGTTGCCATCAGTGAAGGAAGAGCTCGTGGGATGCACTTCTTCTGTATAACTGTCGACAGGAATCCGGGGGAGTACCTCGATAATATCTTTTCCGATGTAGGATACACGATAATTGATGATGCCCTTATGTTACCCGAGACGCTGCCGTTGTTGTATAAGAGACTGACAACGTAA
- a CDS encoding HoxN/HupN/NixA family nickel/cobalt transporter, with amino-acid sequence MDLLANPGNLTSNMNLIFILSAFFLGALHALEPGHGKSVMAVFVMGTDANLKDALTLGLTVVFSHIIVVITLGVASIYLIDVLDVDVTHDIMSVVGGLILITVGAWILRRFYHPHHHAHKIDSTKGVIAIGLSTGLIPCPAALAVLLVSIANNQVYNGLWYILVFSIGLAISIVSLSVLMVKGRGFIQSYMGNKRVNSLPLISGTIIIIIGIFTLLHPLLEHLGTIH; translated from the coding sequence ATGGACCTACTGGCAAACCCTGGCAACCTGACATCAAATATGAACCTGATATTCATTCTTTCAGCATTCTTCCTTGGAGCACTGCATGCACTTGAACCAGGACATGGAAAATCTGTAATGGCGGTTTTTGTCATGGGAACAGATGCAAATCTCAAAGATGCACTGACACTTGGACTTACGGTCGTATTCTCCCATATCATCGTCGTTATAACTCTGGGAGTTGCATCCATCTACCTCATCGATGTACTGGATGTTGACGTCACCCATGATATCATGAGTGTTGTCGGTGGATTGATATTGATAACAGTAGGAGCATGGATACTCAGGAGATTCTACCATCCGCACCATCATGCACATAAAATTGATTCCACAAAGGGAGTAATAGCAATCGGGCTTTCCACCGGACTTATTCCTTGTCCTGCCGCTCTGGCAGTACTTCTGGTAAGTATCGCAAATAATCAGGTTTACAACGGCCTGTGGTACATACTTGTATTCAGTATCGGTCTTGCAATATCCATTGTCAGCCTGTCAGTCCTGATGGTAAAAGGAAGAGGGTTCATCCAGAGTTACATGGGAAACAAGAGAGTAAACAGCCTGCCTCTAATCAGCGGAACGATAATCATAATCATTGGGATATTCACATTGCTTCATCCACTGCTTGAGCACCTTGGGACAATACACTGA
- a CDS encoding DUF2278 family protein encodes MSLENYGVLKGRPKDCKCGKGKSSHYQVLVHDGKNEHRVAVNVSSREDPSELLYFVDDNFSHPITDKLQNLEMGYKRLDNTSREIRLDYVRGGLFDVSKMLPLKCDIPGPSNDLNELIQKYVKQAVSMSSSMIYAFGERWGPESFLPDSFFGFRPGSGIHDIHMNQGNSSKWQGDDAPNQDGGLLIHLPEENRWVAIFLAFQSQCFNTDDFTGHCMPDGKKITNKSCDESNITPDITVPAGSVKIIAALVDPIGVDMGKEAITLFNASPEDINLDGWYIQDGPGRKSLLKGEISTGSGTRILLSGKGVILSNNGGQISLYNNKGALMHEVKYTGREVRSGWTVVF; translated from the coding sequence ATGTCTCTTGAAAACTACGGGGTTCTGAAAGGAAGGCCAAAGGATTGCAAATGTGGAAAGGGGAAAAGTTCCCATTACCAGGTACTTGTGCACGATGGGAAAAATGAGCATCGTGTTGCCGTCAATGTCAGTTCAAGGGAAGATCCTTCCGAGCTGCTGTATTTCGTAGATGACAATTTCAGTCACCCAATTACTGATAAACTTCAAAACCTTGAAATGGGGTATAAGAGGCTTGACAATACTTCAAGGGAGATACGTCTTGATTATGTCCGTGGTGGACTCTTTGACGTGTCAAAGATGCTGCCTTTAAAGTGCGATATTCCAGGTCCTTCCAATGACCTTAATGAACTTATACAGAAATACGTGAAGCAGGCTGTCAGCATGAGCAGCAGCATGATATATGCCTTCGGTGAAAGATGGGGTCCTGAATCATTCCTTCCGGACAGCTTTTTTGGTTTCAGGCCTGGCAGCGGTATCCATGATATCCATATGAATCAGGGTAATTCCTCAAAGTGGCAAGGTGACGATGCTCCTAATCAGGACGGAGGCTTGCTGATCCATTTGCCGGAAGAGAACAGGTGGGTAGCTATTTTCCTGGCATTCCAGTCACAGTGTTTCAATACAGATGATTTCACAGGTCATTGCATGCCTGATGGAAAGAAGATCACTAACAAGTCATGTGATGAATCCAATATCACACCTGATATCACTGTTCCTGCTGGTTCTGTCAAGATAATTGCAGCACTTGTAGACCCAATAGGTGTTGATATGGGCAAAGAGGCCATAACCCTGTTCAATGCTTCTCCCGAAGATATCAATCTCGATGGCTGGTACATTCAGGATGGCCCGGGAAGAAAATCATTACTCAAAGGCGAGATAAGTACAGGTTCAGGCACACGCATACTACTTTCAGGAAAAGGTGTAATACTCTCCAATAACGGAGGGCAGATCAGCCTCTATAATAACAAGGGTGCATTGATGCACGAGGTAAAATATACTGGCAGGGAAGTCAGGTCCGGCTGGACCGTTGTCTTCTAA